A part of Spiribacter vilamensis genomic DNA contains:
- the arsH gene encoding arsenical resistance protein ArsH yields the protein MTDDTTPNLDETAFQPNDDSQLFAAPANRPPRILLLYGSLRDRSFSRLTAEEGARILRRLGAETRLFHPSGLPLPDDADADHEKVQELRELATWADGFVWSSPERHGAMTGIMKAQIDWIPLSLGAVRPTQGKTLAVMQVCGGSQSFNAVNQLRLLGRWMRLITIPNQSSVPKAFMEFDDDNRMKPSPYYNRIVDVMEELVKFTRMTRDRRDYLVDRYSERIESADALSARVNQRSI from the coding sequence ATGACTGACGACACGACACCCAACCTCGACGAGACAGCGTTCCAGCCGAATGACGACTCGCAACTGTTCGCCGCGCCAGCCAATCGCCCGCCGCGGATACTCCTGCTGTACGGATCGCTGCGCGATCGGTCGTTCAGCCGGCTGACCGCCGAAGAGGGGGCCCGGATCCTGCGGCGACTGGGGGCCGAGACGCGCCTGTTCCACCCGTCCGGCCTGCCCCTGCCCGACGATGCCGACGCCGATCACGAGAAGGTGCAGGAGCTGCGCGAGCTCGCCACCTGGGCCGACGGTTTCGTGTGGAGCTCCCCGGAGCGGCATGGCGCGATGACCGGCATCATGAAGGCGCAGATCGACTGGATCCCGCTCAGCCTGGGGGCCGTGCGACCGACACAGGGCAAGACGCTGGCCGTCATGCAGGTCTGCGGCGGTTCGCAGAGCTTCAACGCCGTCAATCAGTTGCGCCTGCTGGGACGCTGGATGCGGCTTATCACCATCCCCAACCAGTCCTCGGTGCCGAAGGCGTTCATGGAGTTCGACGACGACAATCGCATGAAGCCATCGCCCTACTACAACCGCATCGTCGACGTGATGGAAGAGCTCGTGAAATTCACGCGCATGACCCGCGATCGTCGCGACTACCTGGTGGATCGCTACTCCGAGCGCATCGAGAGCGCAGACGCCCTGTCGGCGCGGGTCAACCAGCGGTCAATCTAA
- the aceA gene encoding isocitrate lyase, with amino-acid sequence MNTMKTAAEIEKDWQENPRWAEVKRPYPASEVVRLRGTVPVEYTLANMGAEKLWRYLHDGEMDYVNALGALTGNQAMQQVKAGLKAIYLSGWQVAADANLGATMYPDQSLYPADSVPSVVDRINNTLLRADEIHHAEGDDGIDWMQPIVADAEAGFGGVLNAFELMKGMIRAGASGVHFEDQLASVKKCGHMGGKVLVPTQEAVQKLVAARLAADTMGASTLVVARTDALAADLITSDIDPYDAPYITGERTAEGFFRTHAGEEQAISRGLAYAPYADLIWCETGTPDLAFAKRFAEAIKKEHPNTMLAYNCSPSFNWRGKLDEKTIASFQNELAAMGYKFQFITLAGFHSLNYSMFELARGYKERQMAAYSELQQAEFAAEPHGYTATRHQREVGAGYFDQVTQTIQGGVSSVTAMTGSTEEDQFGDQ; translated from the coding sequence TGGGCCGAAGTCAAACGGCCCTATCCGGCATCCGAGGTGGTGCGTCTGCGCGGGACCGTGCCGGTGGAGTACACGCTGGCCAACATGGGCGCCGAGAAGCTCTGGCGCTATCTGCATGATGGCGAGATGGACTATGTGAACGCCCTCGGTGCGCTTACCGGCAACCAGGCGATGCAGCAGGTCAAGGCGGGTCTCAAGGCCATCTACCTCTCCGGCTGGCAGGTCGCCGCCGACGCCAACCTGGGCGCCACCATGTATCCCGACCAGTCGCTCTACCCGGCGGACTCGGTGCCGTCGGTGGTGGATCGCATCAACAACACCCTGCTGCGTGCCGACGAGATCCATCACGCCGAGGGCGATGACGGCATCGACTGGATGCAGCCCATCGTCGCCGACGCCGAGGCCGGTTTCGGTGGTGTGCTGAATGCCTTCGAGCTGATGAAGGGCATGATCCGGGCCGGCGCCTCGGGCGTTCATTTCGAGGATCAGCTCGCGTCGGTGAAGAAATGCGGCCACATGGGCGGCAAGGTGCTCGTGCCCACGCAGGAAGCCGTGCAGAAGCTGGTCGCTGCGCGCCTCGCGGCGGACACGATGGGTGCCTCGACCCTGGTGGTTGCCCGTACCGACGCGCTGGCCGCGGACCTGATCACCTCGGATATCGACCCCTACGATGCGCCGTACATCACCGGCGAGCGTACCGCCGAGGGCTTCTTCCGCACCCACGCCGGCGAAGAGCAGGCCATCAGCCGCGGGCTGGCGTATGCGCCCTACGCCGATCTGATCTGGTGCGAGACCGGCACGCCGGACCTGGCGTTCGCCAAGCGCTTCGCGGAGGCGATCAAGAAAGAACACCCGAACACGATGCTCGCCTACAACTGCTCGCCGTCATTCAACTGGCGCGGCAAGCTGGACGAGAAGACCATTGCGAGCTTCCAGAACGAGCTCGCCGCGATGGGGTACAAGTTCCAGTTCATCACGCTGGCCGGTTTCCACAGCCTCAACTACTCGATGTTCGAGCTGGCGCGTGGCTACAAGGAGCGGCAGATGGCGGCCTATTCCGAGCTGCAGCAGGCCGAGTTCGCCGCCGAGCCGCACGGCTACACCGCGACGCGGCATCAGCGCGAGGTGGGTGCCGGTTATTTCGACCAGGTCACACAGACGATCCAGGGCGGCGTGTCATCAGTGACGGCCATGACCGGATCGACCGAGGAAGACCAGTTCGGCGATCAGTAA